From Oryzias melastigma strain HK-1 linkage group LG17, ASM292280v2, whole genome shotgun sequence:
TGTAcagtattgtgtttttttatggctACTAGTGAAACTAGGTGTTGACATGAGGGTCTTGGACTTATGAATGTTCTGGGTAAACCAACATACCTGTGTACCTTGAAAGTGCAGCCAGGCTAGCTTCTCTCGCCTTGCCATGTGCCATCAAGGCCATACAGCTAAAGCCAGAGTGTTATCTCAGCAGTGTTATTTGTTTACCGAAGGTAAAAGTTTTGTAtggctctttttttattgtttttgctttagaaTATTCATTGTGAgtgttttttatcttctttttttattaatcagttttagaagtgtttttaatgagtttgtttgatttttttttttttatctgaaattaGAGGGCTTTTTTGACTATTGTTTATTATACCTCTTCACTAAAGAGTGTCTTTTAACCTGTCAGAATTAAGTTGATCAAGTCCATAGACTCTAAAGCCTGGTGAAGTTGGAAGTGTAGCTTCAATTGGCATCGTGTTCCCCTTCCTTTCTGAAGAGTTGCCACTCTAAAACTGTGTCCGCGATGAGCTCCGTGTGGATAAATATTCAAACAACAGGTCATTTAAGCAACACTTCATCCGtttgaatgacttttttttggttcagtttctaCTTTTCAGACTTTTAACATTTGCTAAAGTACAGGACAGATTGTGCTTGTATTTTAAGCGAAGCATGAAGATTTTTATCAAGTCGTAGATCTTACTCAAACCAAAGCACAGTTCGTCTCACAgtcttataataataataaccttAGAGGTTCTAGAAACATCTTTAAAGAAGCTTAAACCATTAGGGacacatttataatttttttaattcatttttgtgtttcgtaattatttccctttattttccttttttacaaaacagtGTGTTTTTACTGATTGTCATGTACCTAACAAAGCCTTAGATTATAATTAATGGGTCTGTGCCCAATCAAATGTCCTCTCAATCACCgtacaattaaagaaaaaccaaTGATGTTTTATAGTTCTCACACAGCACttgtgatctgtttttttttctctgtaaaagaaaatattactCTCTTAAATTTCATTTAACTTATGTGTTATGTACTACTTAAGGATTTGAGATATctagttttagattttcctttttttgccttACCATGTTATTACTTGACAACATTGATATAGCCTTTGTAGATATTAAGGTAGAATGACATTCATaactttttcaaaacatataaagGATAAATGTGTTGAATATTCACTTTGTCATATAGCTGGATGCCTTTCTCAGTTGATGTTACATTGtcagttaattttttatttttattttttgaatgagAGACGTCACACAAAGATGTATGTGTCGCTGCGACAGCGTCTCCGATTGGACAAGAAACTGTTTCAACCAAGTCAAACTTTCCTTGTAACTCGTCAAAGTCATGTTGGAAAATATTATATTGTATGGAAATATAGACAGTCCATGTTTTAgagtaaaagaaatattttctacTGTATCCATTTCAAAGAGATATGTAGAtttgtttgaatatttcttAAGTTTGCCCTGAATGTCAGGCCAAAACGAGCGGTGAGACTGATGTTTGGTGAGATTTGGAGTGAGAAAAGCAAAGACTTCTCCGTGGAGGAGTCCGAAATGCTGCAGATGAGGAGTTTTAACCTAAGGCGCGAAGGTTGACTTTTTGCACTTCTGTATATAGTCAaatgaacagagaaaaaaaagtgtatcaTATTGAgatattattttgaataaaaaaaagatctataATTATAAGGAATTTTGTTAGAttaatttaaattcttaaattagAAGACCAGCTAAAATTCGCTTGCAAAGAAGGGCACTAGTTTTTTGGCCAATGCATTCAAAGAAAGCTATGCgctttttgtcttattttataGGTGGCTCGTAACGCCAGGGAATGTCGCCGGGGAGTAGATACCCCATGTTATGCTAACTCCACACATCTCATAGGATGACAAACTCAATAATGTCCTTATATCATGAGTTGGACTTGGTCATGCATCATGCTGCTCCCATGGTACAGTTAATAACAAatctatttgaaaaatatattatagTTTGATTTCACTGCATGTAAAAGTACAAccatgtaattaaaaaaaaaatagatatgtaAGGAAAAATAACACCTTAAGAATACACAATGCATTTTTTCCTGTCAGTTTATAAATACAGTAGATAACACATCCACAGTGAGCAGAAATAATATAAGTCATCTGTTTCCAAGCACACATGTTATTTCAAGAGTAAAACCATAGAAGCACTCATCCACCCTGAATATGTTCTTATAGAAAGAATTGCAGCTCACGCTGACTCACAAGCAGTGGTTCCTGCTCTCATAGCTGTGCACTCAGCAGGTGAAGGCTCCTCACCAAATGCGTATTTGGCAAAACAGTCTTTCAAATGAATGTAACAGTCGACTCCAGGCTGCTTTGTATAGTCGCTACAGAACCAAAGCACCGATTTCTCCAAACCAGACACCCAGTCATCTGGCTGTCCCTCTTCCCTGCTGGGCGCACATGTACGCTTtgactgccttttttttttttttttttttttaacttgtaagtGCACCCACCTGTTATGTATTTGCTAATATTTGCCACACAATAATGTATTATTATGTCATCGGATTTGTTTATGCACATTTTATTGTTGCCATAATTGAATCTTGCTGTATGGatgaaaaattctgaataaaacaatatttgattTGCTCATGCAACAACTCAATGGTCCCCTGTGTGGTTTGTGTGtgcatctttgtgttttataacaGCTTTTCTTTGGGTCTTTGAGTTTATATATCATCACCCAGGCTAATTATGAAGCACATCAAGCATTAATTTGGAGACAAGGATTTGATGGGATCTGAAGATTGATTAAAAGAactgaaaagaacattttattttgtgagattatattacaaaatacccctacttcctgtttttttttttaaggtcttCTTCTGATTCTGAcacttttagacttttttcagctcTTTTATACTGTCCttacatattaaaaatatgatttagtGTCCCTCAAACTCTAAATGGTCTAATGTTAGTGTTTCACTTCTCTTCTAGCCTCTTCCTTTCTTTCAGTTACCACTGTGATCAGGAgattttgtttcaataaatatCTGCTCAAACCAGCAGAATTCAGTCTCTGCTTATGAGTCTGCACAGCATGCGTTAAAGATTTTGCATATGTggctgcacagaaaaaaaatgcagcagatCTGATAAATATTACAGCAGCATGGTATGGGTTGAGTTGAGGTTTGCTGTTCTAGTTTTTTCTGCAAGCTTATCTCAGTTTTCTATGACTCACACTTGACCTGTTTACCATCGACATCCAGGTGGTtctcaacctttttttaacaacacaaaCTTCCCAAATACAGCAAAGCGGCTTCACCTGAATagataaaactgttaaaacacaaagaatgGCTATAggagaaatacataaaaataatgtttccattttttaaaggtatttagAGGTGTAGAtatctctttaaaaataaaaaattgaaaatattgaataaTCAAGAAATATTAAATCtagtgtttgatttttttatgtttttgggggaaattctaaataaataaataattttaatttatgcaaTGAAccacttttttgtgaaattgttcccagtggtcttttaattattattactatGCAGGTTTGTCACTAACAtaaaaaagcctgtgtcgttttAGGGCTGTGGGGCAAGACTGTTagtgctaatttcccagcatgccattgtttacactctctcccactagcttatagcgccgtacaagcccaagctaacatcagcatagcaaaaaaaaaaatagcgggctatatcagagctatccagccgcacagtttagatccagatggcagatcagacgaggaaaatgaaaagatacatggatctatttgtcctcATCTGGAAGATTTAGAGTTGGAGAAAAGAAGACTAGTCTATGTCCTGCCATAAACATGTCATAAACTTGAGTTTTTTAATCTGTTCCTGATccaatgcaataaaataaagaaatactcagagactccgttttaatcttaaattattttaaaggctACATGTCCTCAATtatgggaaaaataaaagaactcgattttcatcggagtgggtctttaaagtcccactctgattatcttttgatctattgtaagtGCGTTCcaaatgtcttttaattatgatttgttgctgttttaaccattttttaaatgccatttcatcagaaattcacctctgagtaagccttccttcatttcccatcatccctttgtttatgctctctccccctagcttacagctcctcacacactCAACCTAAAGTACAACACaaactatccagctgtacagttttgaggcagcTGCTATGGCTCAGATGATCAAATCGAGGATCTACTTGTTTGCAAGTGAATGAATCAGgttggagcagagcaggaagttgTGGCCTATTTGTAGCACCTACGTCACTGCTACAGCTTTTTCccattttgtctgctcctatttgaaaagcaaaagaCCCAGAAATGTTATTTCAATGTGTCTTCCATCCAAAAtcctaaataattttaaaaacattggtgcctttaaataacagttttattacaATATGCAATTTTCCACATATTCCATGTTTGTTAACTTGATTTGTGCTGGTTTTGTAACGCACCATCAATATAttgagcacaaacacacaaattagGTATTGATTAAGTGACGGATGTCATTAGCGGACGCTCGTGTGGAAGCTGATGCGCGTCTGTCTGCGGGGCAGTGACCGTGAACGTGTTTTCTCGAGCGCAGAGGTCGCGCGCGCGGCTGCCCCACTGCCACGGACGGCGTGTCTGCGCCTCTGATTNNNNNNNNNNNNNNNggggggggggggggggtagtgTTCGGGTGGCGGCTCCTTTAAGGAAACGGAACTGAGCCTCTGCTGCGCTTGACGCGCTGAGGATGTGGGCAGGAAACGCCATGCAACGGCAGAGGAGCGATCACGCTTCCCCGCAGCGTTGCACAACAAAGTGCGACCAAAATGCGCTTTAATCGCGCCAGCTGAGGCTTCCAGCAGCCGGATCCGAGCGCGAGGGCCGCCGCGAGCTGAAAACACCGGGGCTGGCCAGCgggtggaggacagaggaggcTTCATCGCGGAAAAAAGGAGGTGTCTGCCttccccaccaccaccaccaccaccacctcacCCCCCGATCATGAGGGAGTATAAAGTGGTCGTTTTGGGGTCGGGAGGAGTCGGGAAATCCGCGCTGACTGTCCAGTTCGTGACTGGCTCCTTCATCGAGAAGTACGACCCCACGATAGAGGATTTCTACAGGAAGGAGATCGAGGTGGACTCGTCCCCGTCCGTGCTGGAGATCCTGGACACGGCCGGGACGGAGCAGTTTGCCTCCATGCGAGACCTCTACATCAAGAACGGGCAGGGCTTCATTCTGGTCTACAGCCTGGTCAACCAGCAGAGCTTCCAGGACATCAGGCCCATGAGGGACCAGATCATCAGGGTGAAGAGGTACGAGAGGGTGCCCATGATCCTGGTGGGGAACAAGGTGGATCTGGAGGGGGAGAGGGAGGTGTCCTCTGGGGAGGGCAAGGCCCTGGCCCAGGACTGGAGCTGCCCCTTCATGGAGACCTCAGCCAAAAACAAAGGCTCTGTGGACGAACTGTTTGCAGAAATAGTCAGGCAGATGAACTACTCAGCTGTTCCCAGCGGTGGGAGCCAGTGCTGCTCCTGTGTCCTCCTCTGAAGAAACCCCCGTCTCTCCTCACACTGTTGTCTTATTGTTGCACACAAAAGTCGACAACAATCGATTATGTATCATGTCTGGAAAAGTGTTTACATGACAAAGTACTTGAATGTTTAGGGAGTTtatatcaaaaatacatatatatagctTTGTATTTGACACTTCTCTGGAAATGTGCCTCTATGGGAATGTCTATTTGTGAGACCTAAGAGACACGagtttttctgatcatttttgcagttttattttgtaaagttgtGTTGCTATATCTTCTTGCTCGGGTTTGGAGATCGGCCATGATGATTATGATGATTGGGAGTTATCTGACTCCCACTACCCCCAATACAGGCAGAAGATGAGGTTGGTCACCTTTCgggccttttttattattattttattttatcagaaGGTCTGAAAGCATTTCAGGTCTATCAGAGAATCACCACTCGAGCCTTGCACAGGTTACCCAACCACGAGGTTTTCAGACACGGAGATGCTGCATTTCAATCTGTGGCATGGATCTGTGCCAACCACCTCCCCACCCTCCCTCCTCTGACGATGTCCCTCCTCGGCGTGCACAAACTAGGACCATGGTGCCATGCTGTCGTTGCATGGGGATCCCCATGTCAAGTGCCTTTCCCGAGAAATCTGCGACTGTGCCAACTGATGAGCCCTTCTTCCTCTGCAGCGCGTCTTGATGGCAATCAgaactttgaccttttttttctttttttgcagttttcagGCTAAACTctcactttcatttaaaaatcgaAGTTTTGACCAACTGATTCAGGCCATTTCTAGGACCATGGAGAAGAAACAACTTTGCCTATCGGGATTTTAGTTCAGTGAATGGGAAGCCATGTCTGTGTATTATctatatttttcttctcttttttaaaaatgtgagacTTAAAGTAACTGTAATTCTTCAGCCGCCAACATGTCAGTTTGAAAGACTTGTAATACAAATCCAGTTTTACCTAACAGTGAGTGCTGTGATCAAGTTTCTATTCTTACTTTAGGCATTTATTGAATATCATCTTGTCTGTAATACATTTTAGTATCAGATTAATCcgttaatttgtcatttttgataataaattacttgaatTATAATATATTCAGTTAAGCTTCCTCTGAAAGTCCTTACAAACAGCTTATTTTGAGAGTTTTTAGACTCCAACTCATGTGGTTTATGAACCTAAAAAGCCtcatttgaaattaaaactttatctcACCTTTTAAACAGCTACCAGTGATAAAGAGAACATGGTTCTGTCTGCTTGTTTGGTTAGTGCTCCGGCTTTCCAGAGTGTGTTTTAGTTGGGGAGAGCTGCTTCCCCTCTTCCTGCCGCATGTTTTCTGGGCAGCGAAGTGGAACACAGAGAGAGCTTTTTGTGTCAGCAGCCAAGTTTGGTCAGCCGACTGGCACTCGGTGAGTCCTTCATCGGTCTGGGCTGGGAGCTGCCGCCACAAGTGTCCCTCTGACCGGAGACGCTCGGGGTCAATTTCCCGTCTGAGGACCTCCAACCATAATGTGCTCCCAACAAACCCCACACTAATGTAGATTAAAAGCTAAACAACATTCTGAGAGCTTAAAATTCAGCTTTTCATGATTGGGCTGCATTTTTAATGATACCAAAACTTGAAATGCACAAAAAGGAGATTATGGTTACTGCTAATCATGAAActaagttgcattacctgtgataatgctagtgtgaaaaactgtttgctgaaaatcctgaagcaATTTACTTAAATCGCTGAAAGgtttctgaaaatgcaaaacctATTTgcctaaaaagcctaaaaatcttcTGTAAAAGCCCCAGTCAAAAATGAtatagcctgttgctaaaatactagatatactcaaaattagccaagaaaggttttgctgaaaatgaaaaacttattagaaaaatgttaaatttgcttaaagacttgaaattttgtgaaaaaatattaaagattgttgaagttggcctaaatttcttaaaattggCAGTAATTTTGCTTAAAGATTCTCAGTACATGATgctaatttgctaaaaaaaaaaagtgtagcacgttgcttaaatgtgagctaaactccaaattgtccCAACAAACCTTAgtagattagcctaaaaagctagcacattgctaaaatattagctaagctcaaacATAATctaaaatcctcagtaaataccaaattagtcaaaaatgttggcatgttgctaaaatgttagctaaaccccaatatagcctaaaaagcaacagtcaaaaacgttagtcTGTAACTAAATATAAGGTAAACTCAAAACAAGCCTCAGTAGATATCAAATTTGTCaataatgttagcatgttgcttaaatgtgagctaaactccaaattagcccaacaAACCtttgtagatgccaaattagcctaaaaagatagcacattgctaaaattttagctaagctcaaacatagcctaaaaatcctcagtcaaaaatgttagtctgttactaaatataagctaaactcaaaagtagcctaacaagcctcagtagataacaaattagccattaatgttagcatgttgctaaaatattagataggAGAATCATTATTGCGTGAatacaacaataacaaataaaactttatttctaaagcATCTTTATACACTGAAGGGCTTCATAAAATAAGAGATGACGTTAATGCTGAAGAGGAACAAAACCGATGGAGCAAAACATTTATATTCAGCCGCTGGCGTTTCTCCATGTGATGGGTTGACAGCATGCTCTTTATGTCACATCTGAAAAATGTCCTCTCACTTAAAGGAGCAGGTATTAAACTTTCCTCCCTGCTTCAGTAAagcagatatatttttttgagaTAAAAACTCAGTATGGATATCTTTTCTACAGcgttttaactaaaaaatatatgattattTAAGACTCTTCTGTACAAGCTGGAGTCAATAAACTTTTCTTAGGTGTTGTGTTGCTTAATCTGCTAAAGATAAATAATGTGTCATTTTGACCAATTTTTATCTTTAGGCCaacctttttaacattttaaagtactATTAAAAGCAATTTCTAACTAATAGTTTAAAGAAACATACTgtataattcaaattaaataaaaaaaacttcacaaataCAAGCTGATGTTCATgcaaaataagataaattaaTTGATGTATACAAGTTTCATATAGGCAGCtactgcaggaaaaacaaaaaatatataaaatacatgtaGTAAAGGTGCAACTACTTTGTTTTacatgataaaataaaacatgtaggAGTACCACCTGATTCATTTTCCTGTTTGGCAAATTCAGAGTTTTAGCTTTAAAGTTTATAGTATTTCTTTTGCGTTCTtcttatgtatatatatatataacacaaacaatgtttttccaGACTTCTGCTTTTTGAACAGTTCAGCCACCTGACTTTGTTGGAAATGCACATGGTTTGACTCAGTCATGttccctaaaaataaaaagcattatttTCCTCCTCTAAACTGTTAGAAAACATCAATTTTGCCACGTTGTGTGAACGCtacataaaaaattaacagaTTTGTAACTACTTTGGTACAGTTGAGAGCTAGAGGTTTTGCAGTGAACTGCTGATAACGCTCCCTGTTTACTGTAACGGCACAAATTCATAGAATTTTTTATGGCACTTATTTACAGTCATTCTTTTCATTCTCACATTCTGTAAATCGACCGTGCTCAGCGAACTGTTTTGGTCTCTTTCAAGCATGTGAAGGAGAGGAAGGGTGGTTGACGGGCACTTCCTGTGTAACTTCATATCAGATCTACAAAACGATGAAACAGATAAGTAGTTCCCTTTGAGCACACAGACCAGGACATCACTTTGGCCGTTCTCAGAGAAGTACTTCCTGTACTATTTTCAGACACTTCCATTTGAtgaactgaagaaaaatgaaagaaagtagAGAGTGTGAAAGTGTTTGACGTTGGCCTGCAGCGATGCTTCGTGCGCTGTGATCCTAAACCACCCAACCACACAGGCCTATATTCGTCTTACACACTTGTCAACAAACACTTGCAGCCCACATTAGCCCTTTTCACACGAGAGAAACATTCTGGAGAATTTAGTTGGTGTTATTTTGCTTCTCTAATTAATGGACATTTTTGGAGTTTCAGTTTtctaaaaagaggattttttcaTTGGTTTATTTGTCATTACAAACCTCTCGTTTTCTTCAAACATTGGAAGAACGCTGCATTTAAAAGGGAAAGTGAGCATACAGGTTCAGAAAAGTGTCAAAGTTTGGTGCTATAAtgtacaaaattacaaaataaaatccaaaaccaAAAGGAGAATCTTTAGTCCCATTATTATTGCACACAGTTAAATAGCAACATAGGAACTATAAAAAGGAAtaattttatagatttttagcAATTGCCAGCATCCCAGAAAATCTAAAGCCCAAACTTCTTCTCTCTaagagccaaaatctaaatgggatcccggtccgcgggacaaatacaatatttttcccgtcttgaaataaaaggagaaaatgaagaatatGGCTTAACGTATTTATTTTGAGTCTGTATTCATTAACGTAACACaaattagtaaaacaaaaagtaagttacatttgtctttgaaacttttaagtatattacaactgtagagttttggaaaacCATAGAGAAGTAATGAAAAACGGGTTTTAACTCTTTAACGCCTAGACCTCGAAATGTCTGCCTGgacttttttgctcattttgacTATGAAAGGGTCTAAAAATGTCCTAAAGTTGTGtgcttttgctctttttctccAAGAAGACACtgaattttcaatatatatcataattttacaatgttttctatttcataatagtgttggaccaattaaaaaaaaaacacacaatcaaaatgaaatttttacagcttttagaGAGTAAAACAGTGCAAATTGATATGAacaacagattttgtttgttaaaagtttaaatttgtccaGTATCAAActgttcacaaaaaaaatgttgtttgtttctctctaaatgtgcaaaaaactaCAGACTATCTACAGACGTTTTTGGTCACACAGGGCAGTTCTCTCCTCCTTGGCTCCTCAAATTTCTACTGGAACTGGAATTTTTCAAATAGAGCAAACTGTTCTGGAATTACGGTAATTTATTGTCCAAATGTGTTGCGGACAACACGCTCGGTTGCGAAACACACATGGCTTCCAGAGCCACacttggcgggccaaaagaCAACCTTCCGGGGGCCGGGCACCCATGATCTAAAGTAAAGAATTCCTGCGACTCAAAGACGAAAAATATCTATGaattattacaattatttttttcttaaatattccagaattttccacattttaaattttaaaaacaaaatgtacgGTGACAGGCaagctgggacaggctccagcaacctgccctaaccctgaaagggatttagTGGGttaattggatggatggatggatggatgtcgcAGTTTCAGTTggactaacaaaataaaaaaaataaaaatatttttctttttatttatttattgcttttacaAAGTTAAAAGTCAGAATCAatcaattttttattatttaattttctatttttacaggCAGCAGAGTGcaaacagatttgaaaaaaacgaaaacaactaattttaagagaaaatccCACCCAAAACTCCTGTTTTGTTCATGTTAAATATTTGaagttccagaaaaaaatagttcaatagACAAATTAGCTTTTAAGCTACAATCTGGTGCGAACACCTTTgctttttaagcttaatgtcTTTGTACGCTGTcctgataaattaaaatgtaagttCCCGTCCATCTAAAAATCCAGAGATCACAGCCACAGACTGATTTAGTGAAATGAAGTCGTGCAGCGTTTGAAAATGTGTGCACACTGTCAGGCTCACAATCATTCAGCAGAGATGACACTTTCAAATGCATCATGTTGATAAACTGTGTGAAAAAAGAAGCTCATCTTATTAGAGCCCACCGAAAGATCTTTTCAGTATCAagagaaaatactaaaaacagaaacattaaatTTGGGGTTTTTCTCTTGCTGGATGCCAAATCTTGTGCTATTTTATTCCGTGCATGTAACACTTCAGTTCAGAGCTTCTGGAACTGTTACAACTGAGGATCACACTGACAAGAAGAAATTTGTGTGCTTGTTAGTCCTGTTTTTGGAATGAAAGAAGCTTTCttcttttgaaaagttttgtttgcTCAAGTGAGTCAGTTTTATAGAAgtaaatgactcattttagacaaataaattaaattacgTACATTATTTGACCCTGAGCTAAAGTGTGTGCACTCTATCGGGTTCATGCTTGATGTTTTCCAGGAAGAAACTGCACTGACCCATTTCTGGCGCATTGTTCGGGtgaaatgaaaaaggaagaCGATAAAAGAGAAACACCATTTTCCT
This genomic window contains:
- the LOC112147468 gene encoding ras-related protein Rap-2b; protein product: MREYKVVVLGSGGVGKSALTVQFVTGSFIEKYDPTIEDFYRKEIEVDSSPSVLEILDTAGTEQFASMRDLYIKNGQGFILVYSLVNQQSFQDIRPMRDQIIRVKRYERVPMILVGNKVDLEGEREVSSGEGKALAQDWSCPFMETSAKNKGSVDELFAEIVRQMNYSAVPSGGSQCCSCVLL